Proteins co-encoded in one Flavivirga eckloniae genomic window:
- a CDS encoding VOC family protein — translation MIKKIEHVNITVSNIEESCDFYFKLFGFEKKWEGTAVAEIGKVRACHVGLGDIYLSFFEAEKTGKYKPNYGINGVNHFAFVVDNLSEYRKKLNKLNINIHIDEDYDPGLRIYFYDPNGVEIELVEY, via the coding sequence ATGATAAAAAAAATTGAACACGTAAACATTACCGTATCTAATATTGAGGAAAGTTGTGATTTCTATTTTAAACTGTTTGGTTTTGAGAAAAAATGGGAAGGAACTGCAGTTGCAGAAATAGGTAAAGTTAGAGCTTGCCATGTTGGCCTTGGTGATATTTATCTATCATTTTTCGAAGCTGAAAAAACTGGAAAATACAAGCCAAATTATGGTATAAATGGAGTTAATCATTTTGCATTTGTAGTCGACAACTTATCCGAATATAGAAAAAAGCTTAATAAGCTAAATATAAACATTCATATAGATGAAGATTATGATCCAGGTCTTCGAATTTATTTTTACGATCCAAATGGTGTAGAAATAGAATTAGTAGAATACTAA
- a CDS encoding helix-turn-helix domain-containing protein — MREHILYEGQYLGQTIKSYETDMISVKSTLHKKSKSKFHAHSNAYLSILLSGRYSETTLDSQKIVFPSNVLYRPAHHEHKNQFITEETKCLNIEFDPRWFDKHQIDSKKIKPQIKNIQNHPSALHLLIDFLKYQKIDFFEELLMQLITSGEKAISPLRKPWLGKLVRILDNEIEKNHSLLTLSERVFVHPNYMSRVFKEHFGITIGQYQMECKIKSATKKLFVERSSIAQIASECGFFDESHFIKTFKASNRITPHQFRMLLK; from the coding sequence ATGCGTGAACATATACTATATGAAGGGCAATACTTAGGACAAACTATAAAATCCTATGAGACCGATATGATTTCGGTAAAAAGTACGCTTCATAAAAAGTCCAAATCAAAATTCCATGCACATAGCAATGCTTATTTGAGTATTCTACTCTCTGGACGATATTCCGAGACAACCCTAGATTCTCAAAAAATTGTTTTTCCCAGCAATGTTCTATATAGACCAGCGCATCACGAACATAAAAACCAATTTATAACAGAAGAAACCAAATGCTTGAACATCGAGTTTGATCCTAGATGGTTTGATAAACACCAAATAGATTCAAAAAAGATCAAGCCCCAAATCAAAAACATACAAAACCATCCATCGGCACTACACTTGCTTATAGACTTTTTAAAGTATCAGAAAATTGATTTTTTTGAGGAGCTACTGATGCAATTGATAACCAGTGGAGAAAAGGCAATTAGTCCTTTAAGAAAACCTTGGTTAGGTAAATTAGTTCGGATTCTGGACAACGAAATTGAGAAAAACCATTCTTTACTAACTTTATCTGAGCGCGTGTTTGTTCATCCTAATTACATGTCCAGAGTCTTTAAGGAGCATTTTGGCATTACCATAGGGCAATACCAAATGGAGTGTAAAATTAAGAGTGCTACAAAAAAACTATTTGTTGAGAGGAGCTCTATTGCACAAATTGCCTCGGAATGCGGTTTTTTTGATGAATCACACTTTATAAAGACTTTCAAAGCTTCTAATAGGATTACGCCACATCAATTTAGAATGCTCTTAAAATAG
- a CDS encoding serine hydrolase domain-containing protein, with amino-acid sequence MKYFCHTFFLLIILGFISCKNPSQKKTEITENATPESLGISSQAILDFINAAEKELPNSLHSFYMLRHGKEVASGWWDPYEQEAPHSLYSLSKSFTSTAIGIAQEEGLLSINDSVISFFPEETPDSISPNLKAMRIRDLLKMNSGHNLEPWAATTQNKESWVKGFLSAKVEHKPGTHFVYNSMATFMLSAIITKVTGERLRDYLMPRLFDPLKIENPTWDQNVNGIDFGGWGLHLRTEDIAKFGQLYLQKGKWNDVQLVPEAWVEEATSFQTSNGSDPNSDWEQGYGYQFWMCRHGFYRGDGAFGQFCIVMPEQDAVLAMTSGTQNMKKIMNLAWDHLLPAFKNEPLKQNDSLLQILREKTANLKLSPVEGEKTSSKAEEISGETYTLDNNNWGLQNITFNMTGDEKSIVFKSADSTYTLPIGFGEYQEGYYKFSEIGKQSVATSAAWITKDTLQLMMYIDETPHAYTAKVSFGENKMTMERELNVFFGETKQKPLEGKTMK; translated from the coding sequence ATGAAATACTTTTGTCATACATTTTTTCTACTAATTATCTTAGGGTTTATAAGTTGCAAAAATCCATCTCAAAAAAAAACTGAAATAACAGAGAACGCTACTCCAGAATCCCTTGGTATCTCTTCTCAGGCAATTCTTGATTTTATTAACGCTGCCGAAAAAGAACTTCCTAATAGCCTGCATAGTTTTTACATGCTACGTCATGGCAAGGAAGTAGCGAGCGGATGGTGGGATCCGTATGAACAAGAAGCCCCCCATTCTTTATATTCCTTAAGCAAGAGCTTTACTTCTACCGCCATTGGAATAGCACAAGAAGAAGGATTACTTTCTATTAACGATTCTGTTATTAGCTTTTTTCCAGAAGAAACTCCCGATAGTATTTCGCCAAATTTAAAAGCCATGCGCATTCGGGATTTACTAAAAATGAACAGTGGTCATAACCTAGAACCTTGGGCTGCCACTACACAAAATAAAGAAAGCTGGGTAAAAGGATTCCTTTCTGCCAAAGTAGAACACAAACCAGGTACTCACTTTGTTTACAACAGCATGGCTACATTTATGCTATCTGCAATCATCACGAAAGTAACTGGAGAGCGACTAAGAGATTATTTAATGCCAAGACTCTTTGATCCATTGAAGATCGAAAACCCAACGTGGGATCAAAATGTAAACGGTATCGACTTTGGTGGATGGGGATTACATCTACGTACAGAAGATATTGCTAAGTTCGGGCAACTATACCTTCAAAAAGGCAAATGGAATGATGTACAACTTGTTCCAGAAGCCTGGGTAGAAGAAGCCACGTCCTTTCAAACCTCTAATGGTAGCGATCCTAACAGTGACTGGGAACAAGGCTACGGCTATCAGTTCTGGATGTGTCGCCACGGATTTTATCGCGGAGATGGTGCTTTTGGGCAATTCTGCATTGTTATGCCAGAGCAGGACGCCGTTTTAGCAATGACTTCTGGCACCCAAAATATGAAGAAGATTATGAACCTCGCTTGGGACCATCTTTTACCTGCTTTTAAGAATGAACCTTTAAAACAGAACGACTCTTTATTGCAAATTTTACGGGAGAAAACAGCTAATCTGAAACTCTCTCCTGTAGAAGGAGAAAAAACCTCGTCCAAAGCGGAAGAGATTTCCGGAGAAACTTACACTTTAGATAACAATAACTGGGGCTTACAAAACATTACGTTTAATATGACCGGTGACGAAAAATCTATAGTATTTAAAAGTGCAGATAGTACATATACCCTACCCATAGGTTTTGGTGAATATCAAGAAGGTTATTACAAATTCTCCGAGATAGGTAAACAGTCAGTAGCTACCTCGGCAGCATGGATAACTAAAGACACGCTGCAACTCATGATGTATATTGATGAAACACCGCACGCCTATACTGCTAAGGTTTCATTTGGTGAAAATAAAATGACCATGGAACGGGAACTAAATGTGTTTTTTGGGGAGACCAAACAGAAGCCACTCGAGGGAAAAACTATGAAATAA
- a CDS encoding DUF4386 domain-containing protein has translation MANYNGKELSLSNSALIAGISLLIMVLTTPFAEFSIFPKLIDYENPTITAENIINNKYLFSTAIFLILLTLIADITASWALYFLLKPVNKSLSLLTAWFRLIYTAMYFSAMYNLLSILSVINSLENIKHTRIEQINDSILLYFKAFRVEGSFGLIFFGIYLILLGYLVYKATYIPKAFGIILIVAGLSWVVDNLSIFFFPNLNTQFLFFLTMGELAFMLWLLIKGSRLKNLELYNK, from the coding sequence ATGGCTAATTATAATGGAAAAGAGTTGTCACTTTCAAATTCAGCCTTAATTGCTGGAATCAGTTTACTTATAATGGTTTTGACTACTCCATTTGCGGAATTTTCAATATTCCCAAAACTTATCGATTATGAAAATCCTACAATTACCGCTGAAAATATTATAAATAATAAGTACCTGTTTAGTACCGCGATATTTCTAATTCTATTGACTCTGATTGCTGATATTACAGCATCTTGGGCATTATATTTTTTATTGAAGCCCGTAAACAAAAGCTTATCCTTATTAACCGCGTGGTTTAGGTTAATTTATACAGCTATGTATTTCAGTGCTATGTATAACCTTTTAAGCATATTAAGTGTAATTAATTCTCTTGAGAATATAAAGCATACAAGAATAGAGCAAATAAATGACAGTATTTTGCTGTATTTTAAAGCCTTTAGAGTTGAGGGTTCTTTTGGACTAATATTTTTTGGAATCTATCTTATTTTACTTGGTTATTTGGTGTATAAAGCGACATACATTCCAAAAGCATTTGGAATAATTTTAATAGTTGCAGGATTGAGCTGGGTAGTAGACAATCTGAGCATATTCTTTTTTCCGAATTTAAACACTCAATTTTTGTTCTTTCTTACAATGGGGGAATTAGCATTTATGCTGTGGCTTTTAATAAAAGGGTCGAGACTAAAAAACTTAGAATTATATAATAAATAA
- a CDS encoding nuclear transport factor 2 family protein yields MKKIFFVFILITIFMTQVQAQNNDIQLIEKTINYYLDGMTKHNAKSFEKAFHPNATMKWIDKKYEEVNAIEALSAYVNANDPVKTKTSIMAINTAGDAANAQLELEYDTFSYIDFMHLLKIDGKWKIVSKTYSTKTKSNKE; encoded by the coding sequence ATGAAAAAAATATTTTTCGTATTCATCTTAATCACAATTTTTATGACTCAAGTACAAGCACAAAATAACGATATACAATTGATTGAAAAAACGATCAATTATTACCTCGATGGAATGACTAAGCACAATGCAAAGTCTTTTGAAAAAGCATTTCATCCAAATGCCACCATGAAGTGGATAGACAAAAAATATGAAGAAGTAAATGCTATTGAAGCGTTAAGCGCGTATGTCAACGCAAATGATCCTGTAAAAACAAAAACCAGTATTATGGCTATAAATACAGCAGGAGATGCTGCCAACGCTCAGTTAGAACTGGAATATGACACCTTTTCTTATATTGACTTTATGCATCTATTAAAAATTGACGGGAAGTGGAAAATTGTTAGTAAAACTTATTCTACAAAAACGAAGAGTAATAAAGAATAG
- a CDS encoding n-acetylglutamate synthase produces MPLNEHLSNTKMNINLNNKKFKSEFNSKNGEVSDQTIFSYNQKDNIIWAEYSGGQIVKGNIIGKVIDNHIEFVYQHINKENELMTGNCKSYPEKTENGKIRLKEIWQWTCKDNSSGNSTLIEI; encoded by the coding sequence ATGCCCCTTAACGAACATTTGAGTAATACGAAAATGAATATCAACCTAAATAATAAAAAATTCAAATCTGAATTCAATTCTAAAAATGGGGAGGTTTCAGACCAAACCATATTTTCTTATAATCAAAAAGATAATATCATTTGGGCAGAATATAGTGGTGGGCAAATTGTAAAAGGTAATATTATTGGAAAAGTTATTGATAACCATATAGAATTTGTATACCAGCATATAAACAAAGAAAATGAACTAATGACTGGAAACTGCAAATCATACCCTGAAAAAACTGAAAATGGAAAAATCAGATTAAAAGAAATATGGCAATGGACCTGCAAAGACAATAGTTCTGGTAACTCAACATTAATTGAGATTTAA
- a CDS encoding serine hydrolase domain-containing protein, which produces MRLIIFLVLALLSISLFAQRKPIINLPSINPEKVGFNQDSLNVLDDFIDNFKQRDYRALIVIKDNKLGIEYYYNSFWRKHIHDIRSAGKSITSLLLGVAIQEGYIEDLNQNVYSFFPKNKYPSINEDYKKVKLIHLLNMVSGLDADSDSSNTPGNAGHWIDKDEWVNYLLSIPLVRKPESKWVYADINAVLIGAIIEERTGMSLRDFAKKHVFDLLEIEEFYWYTNASNQTGAAGNLYISALDFAKLGYLISNKGKWGSKQIVNSDYINSLINENSNAIGDYNPLADGYGMLWYKSKRKFGTKEIEYLWASGNGGNHLVIVPEENMVIAMTSGAYGNWFPHQRAYLILGKVIQALEKNE; this is translated from the coding sequence ATGCGATTAATAATCTTTTTAGTTTTAGCACTACTTTCTATATCATTGTTTGCCCAAAGAAAACCAATCATAAACCTTCCTTCTATTAATCCAGAAAAAGTTGGCTTCAATCAAGATTCATTAAATGTTCTCGATGATTTCATTGATAACTTTAAACAAAGAGATTATCGAGCACTAATAGTTATTAAAGACAATAAATTAGGAATAGAATATTACTATAATTCGTTTTGGAGAAAGCATATTCACGATATACGTTCTGCGGGAAAGAGCATTACATCTTTACTGTTAGGAGTCGCAATCCAAGAGGGTTACATTGAAGATTTAAACCAAAATGTTTATTCTTTTTTTCCAAAAAATAAATACCCATCAATTAACGAAGACTATAAGAAAGTGAAGCTTATTCATTTGTTAAATATGGTTTCGGGTTTAGATGCAGATTCCGATAGTTCTAATACACCTGGAAATGCGGGCCATTGGATAGATAAAGACGAATGGGTGAATTATTTGTTAAGTATTCCATTAGTCAGAAAACCTGAATCGAAATGGGTTTATGCGGATATAAACGCAGTTCTAATTGGAGCAATTATCGAAGAAAGAACAGGAATGAGTTTAAGGGATTTTGCCAAAAAACACGTCTTTGACCTATTGGAAATAGAAGAATTCTATTGGTATACAAATGCTTCAAACCAAACAGGAGCGGCAGGCAATCTTTACATTTCTGCGCTCGATTTTGCTAAACTTGGTTATTTAATTTCAAATAAAGGAAAATGGGGCAGCAAACAAATTGTGAATTCTGATTATATAAATAGTTTAATCAATGAAAATTCAAATGCAATTGGAGATTACAATCCGCTGGCAGATGGATATGGAATGTTGTGGTATAAATCTAAACGAAAGTTCGGAACAAAAGAAATAGAATACCTATGGGCATCAGGAAATGGCGGAAATCATTTAGTTATTGTACCTGAAGAAAATATGGTCATAGCAATGACTTCTGGTGCATATGGAAATTGGTTTCCTCATCAGAGAGCTTATTTAATTTTAGGAAAAGTAATTCAAGCTTTAGAAAAAAATGAATAA
- a CDS encoding response regulator transcription factor has translation MINVVLADDHELVRNGIKALLEDEQGVEVIDEASDGKEALEVLTRTNPDLLIVDIRMPELNGIEVVTEVAKKHKNVKTLVLSMHDSEEYVVKAIQAGADGYLLKGASKEEFLKAITKVASGGKYFTGDVSAIIMNNFVNGNASTKSKKESAKDPFNLTKREKQILSLVLQLKNNKDIADELQISRRTAEVHRFNLMKKLEVKNIMELSNKAKEYQLV, from the coding sequence ATGATTAATGTAGTTTTGGCAGATGACCATGAATTGGTGAGGAATGGTATTAAAGCGCTTTTAGAAGATGAGCAAGGCGTTGAGGTTATAGATGAAGCATCAGATGGTAAGGAGGCATTGGAAGTTTTAACACGAACCAATCCGGATTTGTTAATTGTGGATATAAGAATGCCAGAACTTAATGGCATTGAAGTGGTTACAGAGGTAGCGAAAAAACATAAAAATGTAAAAACGTTGGTCTTATCCATGCACGATTCGGAAGAATACGTAGTTAAAGCGATTCAGGCTGGAGCTGATGGTTATTTGCTAAAAGGAGCCAGTAAAGAAGAGTTTTTAAAAGCGATTACAAAAGTAGCTTCTGGGGGTAAATATTTTACAGGGGATGTGTCTGCTATTATCATGAACAATTTTGTGAATGGAAATGCCAGCACCAAGTCAAAGAAAGAATCTGCAAAAGATCCATTTAATCTTACCAAAAGAGAAAAGCAAATACTGAGTTTAGTTTTACAGCTTAAAAACAATAAAGATATAGCCGACGAGCTTCAGATTAGTCGAAGAACAGCCGAAGTACATCGTTTTAACTTAATGAAAAAACTAGAGGTTAAGAATATTATGGAACTTAGTAATAAAGCTAAGGAATATCAGTTGGTTTAA
- a CDS encoding zinc-dependent alcohol dehydrogenase encodes MKAVVYKERAKIEVVDIPKPQLLKDDDVIVRITLAGVCGADLEFTQNGPEMGLYEGMRIGHEFVGVVDQVGKDIHSLKVGDRVIASAMFVDGDCYYCKRDLPSACDHGGLFGTPLFAQHGGDDIQGGQAEFIRVPYGNSSLFKLPEGLTGDEHDTKVLPLGDNFATGYHGALNANIKTGETVVVIGDGAVGLSAIMAATLFGPSTIILVGRHNSRLELAKTIGATHVVNSKNEDPVEFVKSLTNGRGANSVIDSVGNKTAITQGMEMTQAGASISVLGFGHLYEPVEQPYSSALFRNITIHTGVVNVAAYMEKLLPIVERGVIDPSKIFTDILPLSEAEKGYDLMRDRSSGTLKVALRP; translated from the coding sequence ATGAAAGCAGTTGTTTATAAAGAACGAGCAAAAATTGAGGTTGTAGACATACCAAAACCCCAACTATTAAAAGATGATGATGTTATTGTACGTATTACACTTGCAGGTGTTTGCGGTGCAGATTTAGAATTTACCCAAAACGGACCAGAAATGGGGTTATATGAAGGGATGCGGATAGGTCACGAATTTGTTGGCGTCGTAGACCAAGTAGGTAAAGATATTCATTCGTTAAAAGTTGGAGACCGTGTCATAGCTTCAGCAATGTTTGTTGACGGAGATTGTTACTATTGCAAGCGCGATTTACCTTCAGCATGTGATCATGGAGGTTTATTTGGAACTCCCCTATTTGCTCAACATGGAGGTGATGATATTCAGGGAGGCCAAGCCGAATTTATACGTGTTCCTTACGGTAATTCTTCACTATTTAAGCTTCCAGAAGGTTTAACTGGAGATGAGCATGACACAAAAGTGCTTCCATTAGGAGATAATTTTGCTACCGGTTATCATGGTGCATTAAATGCGAATATCAAGACAGGAGAAACCGTAGTAGTTATTGGTGATGGCGCAGTAGGTTTAAGCGCTATAATGGCTGCTACATTATTCGGCCCATCTACTATTATTTTAGTAGGACGACATAATAGTCGATTAGAATTAGCAAAAACTATAGGAGCAACCCATGTAGTGAATTCAAAAAATGAAGACCCTGTAGAATTTGTAAAATCACTTACAAATGGACGAGGTGCAAATTCTGTGATCGATTCTGTAGGTAATAAAACAGCAATTACACAAGGTATGGAAATGACTCAAGCTGGTGCATCGATAAGTGTTCTAGGATTTGGACATCTTTATGAACCAGTTGAACAACCCTATTCATCAGCTTTGTTTAGAAATATAACCATTCATACTGGTGTTGTAAATGTAGCAGCATATATGGAAAAATTACTTCCAATAGTAGAAAGAGGTGTTATTGACCCAAGCAAGATTTTTACTGATATTTTACCTCTATCAGAGGCAGAAAAAGGGTATGATTTGATGCGTGATCGTTCTTCTGGAACGCTTAAAGTTGCATTACGTCCTTAA
- a CDS encoding integrase core domain-containing protein: MPWKATTTMEQKIEFICEWRTGKYTITELCKNFGISRPTAYKLISRFENQGYDGLKEQSRAPREHPNATGENIVKAIIKLKAKYPRWGAKKIRILLFNDFNKEIVPSVVTVHNILKKNGLVCPQKRMRRVKPVFPIFDPKSCNEVWSADYKGKFLMGNKIYCHPLTIADSKSRFLFTAKGHYKENLKSAKTEFTKVFRKYGMPKQIHTDNGSPFGSVRAIQRYTQLSYWFIELGITPVFSDPAHPEQNGRHERMHRDLKAACARPSAYDLKAQQRRLNHFVKEYNHIRPHEALGMKTPASVHNFETRPFPEKTPLFDYDLDHKVLKVTQNGAIRWRSYYWVYLTSALKGKYVGIQNLGNGIWKVFYRNVFLGFFNENELRNKKTNIRLETNLV, encoded by the coding sequence ATGCCTTGGAAAGCAACTACAACTATGGAACAAAAAATTGAATTTATCTGTGAATGGAGAACTGGGAAATATACCATCACAGAATTATGCAAAAACTTTGGAATCTCAAGACCAACAGCCTACAAGCTGATTTCCAGATTCGAAAATCAAGGTTATGACGGTCTAAAAGAGCAGTCAAGAGCACCCAGAGAACATCCTAACGCTACGGGTGAGAATATTGTTAAAGCTATTATTAAATTAAAGGCTAAATATCCACGTTGGGGAGCTAAAAAAATCAGAATACTTTTGTTTAACGATTTCAATAAAGAAATAGTTCCTTCTGTGGTTACTGTCCACAACATACTCAAGAAAAATGGTCTGGTCTGTCCTCAAAAACGAATGAGAAGGGTCAAACCTGTGTTCCCTATTTTCGACCCCAAATCATGTAATGAAGTATGGAGTGCAGATTATAAAGGAAAGTTTTTAATGGGCAATAAGATCTATTGTCACCCGCTAACCATTGCAGATTCCAAAAGTCGTTTTTTGTTTACGGCTAAAGGGCATTATAAGGAAAACTTAAAGTCTGCTAAAACTGAGTTTACAAAGGTCTTTAGAAAGTATGGTATGCCTAAACAAATCCATACAGATAACGGTAGCCCCTTTGGTTCTGTAAGAGCCATCCAACGCTATACCCAACTCTCTTATTGGTTTATTGAACTTGGGATTACCCCTGTGTTTTCTGACCCTGCCCACCCTGAGCAAAACGGAAGGCACGAACGCATGCACCGTGACTTAAAGGCGGCATGTGCCAGACCTTCTGCTTATGATCTAAAAGCCCAACAACGCAGATTAAACCATTTTGTAAAGGAATATAATCACATAAGACCCCATGAGGCTTTAGGCATGAAAACACCCGCTTCTGTCCATAATTTTGAGACCAGACCTTTTCCCGAAAAAACACCTCTCTTTGATTATGATTTAGACCATAAAGTTCTTAAAGTAACTCAAAACGGAGCTATCAGATGGAGGTCCTATTATTGGGTATATTTAACAAGTGCTCTAAAAGGTAAATATGTAGGAATCCAAAATCTTGGTAACGGTATTTGGAAAGTGTTTTACAGAAACGTATTTTTAGGTTTCTTTAATGAAAATGAATTAAGAAATAAAAAAACTAACATAAGGTTAGAAACTAATTTAGTGTAA
- a CDS encoding DUF2961 domain-containing protein: MGQIYNYQEDVKTKSIWESTIVKANSSKVFTEIEGPGIIKKLWLTTFPSNDKENIELAKNVIINIYWENSESAAVSVPLADFFCQPLKLQAIENHFFHSTNNQLLFASTIPMPFRKTARLEVKNSLDKEFELFFGIDIESKVIEKDAMYLHTYWQNSIDLSADEPFLILPELNGKGRYLGTHLSLYQRNPFKNWPWYTRPVTIFLDSKSNNQKPSLYIKTLDDFFGSAWWDREDEHNTYTYQYIGRPLVETDKHNNLKIVLYRYHIQEPLWFKESIKIEIGKNWNWGNQKIESGNWTTTSFLYLNEPSNEFNLKGKY; this comes from the coding sequence ATGGGACAAATCTATAATTATCAAGAAGATGTGAAAACCAAAAGTATTTGGGAATCAACAATTGTGAAAGCTAATTCAAGTAAGGTTTTTACTGAAATCGAAGGACCAGGAATTATTAAAAAACTTTGGTTAACTACTTTTCCTTCAAATGATAAAGAAAATATTGAACTGGCCAAAAACGTAATCATCAACATATATTGGGAAAACAGTGAAAGCGCAGCTGTTTCAGTTCCTCTTGCAGATTTTTTCTGTCAACCTTTAAAACTTCAAGCCATAGAAAATCATTTTTTTCACTCTACAAACAATCAATTATTATTTGCTTCTACCATCCCAATGCCTTTTAGAAAAACGGCAAGGTTGGAGGTAAAGAATAGTTTAGATAAGGAGTTCGAGTTATTTTTCGGAATTGATATTGAATCCAAAGTAATTGAAAAAGATGCAATGTACTTACATACTTATTGGCAAAACTCAATTGATTTATCAGCAGATGAACCATTCTTAATACTGCCTGAGTTAAATGGCAAAGGAAGGTATTTGGGCACACATCTTTCACTATACCAGAGAAACCCCTTTAAAAATTGGCCTTGGTACACAAGACCTGTTACCATCTTTTTAGATTCTAAATCAAACAATCAAAAACCCAGTTTATATATTAAAACACTTGATGATTTTTTTGGTTCGGCTTGGTGGGACAGAGAAGATGAACATAATACATATACTTATCAATATATTGGCAGACCTTTAGTTGAAACTGATAAGCATAATAATTTGAAGATAGTTCTATACAGATACCACATTCAAGAACCTCTATGGTTTAAAGAAAGTATCAAAATTGAAATAGGGAAAAACTGGAATTGGGGTAACCAAAAGATAGAAAGTGGTAATTGGACGACTACTTCTTTCTTATATCTTAATGAACCCTCAAATGAATTCAATCTAAAAGGAAAATATTGA
- a CDS encoding ZIP family metal transporter, which translates to MNKYLLPVFAIVIGVIIAFVTKKQKSIGTKLLLSFSGAFLLALTLLDLLPEVYHHLGAKQTGLFIMCGILLQIILEFLSKGIEHGHVNTHKEDKEFPWVLFISLCIHSFLEGFPIHHHNDMVYGVLIHKIPIATLITTFLLQSSYSKVQIIGFLVVFMAMTPLGTYISNNTVLATEYVDIVNAIVIGIFLHIATTILFETGEGHKFNLPKLVMICFGVLIANLI; encoded by the coding sequence ATGAATAAGTATTTACTTCCAGTTTTTGCCATTGTTATCGGTGTAATTATTGCTTTTGTAACCAAAAAACAAAAATCAATAGGCACTAAACTCTTATTATCATTTAGTGGCGCATTTCTGCTAGCATTAACACTCTTGGATTTATTGCCAGAAGTATATCATCATTTAGGTGCCAAGCAAACCGGACTTTTTATAATGTGCGGTATCTTATTGCAAATTATTTTAGAATTTTTATCTAAAGGCATAGAACATGGCCATGTAAATACACATAAAGAAGATAAAGAATTTCCCTGGGTACTATTTATAAGCCTTTGTATTCATAGTTTTTTAGAAGGGTTTCCTATTCATCATCACAACGATATGGTGTATGGAGTATTAATTCATAAAATCCCTATAGCGACATTAATAACTACCTTTTTATTACAATCTAGCTATAGTAAAGTACAAATTATTGGTTTCTTGGTAGTATTTATGGCAATGACACCTTTAGGTACCTACATATCTAATAATACTGTCTTAGCTACTGAATATGTAGATATAGTTAATGCTATAGTGATCGGTATCTTTTTACATATTGCTACAACTATTTTATTTGAAACTGGTGAAGGTCATAAGTTTAATTTACCAAAGCTGGTAATGATATGTTTCGGTGTCTTAATTGCTAATTTGATATAA
- a CDS encoding Crp/Fnr family transcriptional regulator, producing MSIYKGILDNIARYVQLSDDEIKQFTSILKTTRIKKRQFVVQPGFVSEYRNYIVKGAVRVFYLDDLGKEHTVIIAVEDWFFTDFYSYIHRTPAEYYAEALEDSLILQMKYEDVEELCSRIHSLCQYFRLFTERSMSYSYKRTISNISKTSEERYWEYVNKYPQIANRVPQYVLASYLGISPESISRIRSRS from the coding sequence ATGAGTATATACAAAGGAATATTGGATAACATAGCCAGATATGTTCAACTATCTGATGATGAAATAAAGCAATTTACTTCCATATTAAAGACCACTAGAATAAAGAAAAGACAATTTGTTGTACAACCAGGGTTTGTATCCGAATATCGAAACTATATTGTAAAAGGTGCGGTTAGAGTTTTTTATTTAGATGATTTAGGAAAAGAACATACTGTAATTATTGCAGTCGAAGATTGGTTTTTTACAGACTTTTACAGTTATATACACAGAACTCCTGCAGAATATTATGCTGAAGCACTTGAGGATTCTTTAATTTTACAAATGAAATATGAAGATGTTGAAGAATTATGTAGTAGAATACATTCTTTATGTCAATATTTTAGATTATTTACAGAAAGATCTATGTCCTATTCTTACAAAAGAACCATTTCTAATATTAGCAAAACCTCTGAAGAGAGATATTGGGAATACGTTAATAAATATCCTCAAATAGCAAACAGAGTACCGCAGTACGTCTTAGCATCATACTTAGGCATTTCTCCAGAATCAATAAGTAGAATTCGCTCACGGTCATAA